From a single Nakaseomyces glabratus chromosome H, complete sequence genomic region:
- the MAK3 gene encoding peptide alpha-N-acetyltransferase MAK3 (CAGL0H08547g~Ortholog(s) have cytosol, nucleus localization): MKIVYRPLDIGNLAHFEQLKRLIDADLSEPYSIYVYRYFLNQWPDLTFLAFDADAVGQDGNGEDGIAGAVPIGCIVCKSEMHRSSRLRGYIGMLAVASAYRGHGIAKRLVQITLEKMAEMQCDEVMLETEVSNVAALNLYEGMGFIRMKRMFRYYLNEGDAYKLILPLTERSCIRTTFLNQ; this comes from the coding sequence atgaAGATAGTGTACCGGCCCCTGGACATAGGCAACCTGGCGCACTTCGAGCAGCTGAAGAGGCTTATAGACGCCGATCTCTCTGAGCCGTACTCCATATATGTGTACCGTTACTTCCTGAACCAGTGGCCAGATCTGACATTCCTGGCGTTCGATGCTGATGCAGTCGGCCAGGACGGGAATGGAGAAGATGGTATTGCAGGTGCAGTGCCGATTGGGTGTATAGTGTGCAAGAGCGAGATGCACCGCAGCAGCCGGTTGCGCGGCTACATCGGTATGCTGGCGGTGGCGAGCGCATACCGCGGACACGGGATCGCGAAGCGGCTGGTGCAGATCACGTTGGAGAAGATGGCGGAGATGCAGTGCGACGAAGTGATGCTGGAGACGGAGGTGAGCAACGTTGCGGCGCTAAACCTGTATGAAGGCATGGGGTTCATCCGCATGAAGCGGATGTTCCGGTACTACCTGAACGAGGGTGACGCGTACAAGCTTATCTTGCCGCTAACTGAACGCAGCTGCATACGCACAACATTTTTAAATCAGTGA
- the ATG11 gene encoding autophagy protein ATG11 (CAGL0H08558g~Protein with a predicted role in pexophagy): MEYRCLDCTTGDTIAVDLKVFLDLKEFKSYLSNKWGVPRAQILLLYPFGIKLKDSNFRHASDLESPEIYVYDRRLFSLTNEPHTGADAHADSDADADADTADVEQQAAQLLDSLLEQRRHPQLQDDLIRPIPSPLEDLKIADGISHRTAVSMLTTNLGWLSALEIDVNYYSSISDKCKEDTQSLARCLGTCEQYLGLYCYDVERLYNSNVVFLDQLHENSLQSRWKECYKNTLTKLAGLNGYLSQYVDEAKQIEKEVTLKSLDGKVNSKLKQIKKELDSYADQRKSIQNEIENLKNIKDMKNDDNELHEMQKSFDSIADTVRKASRDILDKDDALFTDEYITQEVVPVMIDIQKKVKTLLTVSQALYENMHELLTHKRNFQIQIIVKLGQIAWIQLQISELKQYLLNDCNADLTLYKDLEVEFAQIEDYPLIYGLYLVEKYRRQVWKCGMAKNMISISNDIKERSAAELTTRKNWYKNFGELSKPFNEDLTKYNDLDEISKLMNSDSQFLKEKFIQDLRNEQRKLEDVIKSFIKNMHDLGLSKETTQVLEQSFKEASNSNICSQIDVTYDHRRINNENDLIKRYKIRIRKLESLLHEQGYSSISKWPSGVLNHTDRPNYFADNVSPAGRSLLVSSSALLGLEPSASLKTDAEMFDLKKEIGDLSEKVTALEKDNKLKTDQLKITHSKLIDIEVEKAAFRETLNHLNKELARLTVNEEDQTNLLKEERLRFKKEMTSVTVVNQNLMNNLDALQKTFEDVELENAHLKSKLKELQQRQDQLIEDSANEKLEIKSKYEKLIKEKDENMGQAFAVTNKAISGEQNKTESDIIHSSPYPEAILHLRTELFDIFSTNIYILENIGLLLTETSAGKFEIKRVKGLKKGLSQSLLDESAQISPIDGVINSVVYKNIRAQYEQLPNDNNISNCELFISSVKKIYENKLFESAVINRFKDIETLAKRLTKENKSKRILIDLYQNERLAVKDFRVNDLALFLPTKEALSETKSLSSSMASSFSSVDLSTPISGANNNITASRKSLHKPNVKHPWAAFTAFNESSRYFLKDENMVTDNKEWFIGKITDIQRQVVENISTNNPFKLPKDTVWYLISAEMISID, encoded by the coding sequence ATGGAGTACAGGTGTCTGGACTGCACCACAGGCGACACAATAGCCGTCGACCTCAAGGTCTTTCTGGACCTCAAGGAATTCAAGTCCTACCTGTCTAACAAGTGGGGTGTGCCCCGCGCTCAAATCCTGCTGCTGTACCCGTTCGGCATAAAGCTTAAGGACTCAAACTTCAGGCACGCCAGTGACCTCGAGTCTCCCGAGATTTACGTCTACGACAGAAGACTGTTCTCCCTGACCAACGAACCGCACACCGGCGCCGATGCCCATGCCGATTCCGATGCTGATGCTGATGCTGATACTGCAGATGTGGAACAGCAGGCAGCCCAGCTGCTCGACAGCTTGCTCGAGCAGAGAAGACACCCGCAGCTGCAGGACGACCTGATAAGACCCATACCGTCGCCGCTGGAGGACCTGAAGATAGCAGACGGCATCTCACACAGAACTGCAGTGAGCATGCTCACTACGAACCTCGGCTGGCTTAGCGCCCTCGAGATAGACGTAAACTACTACAGCTCCATATCTGATAAATGCAAAGAGGACACCCAGAGCCTCGCGCGGTGTCTGGGAACCTGCGAACAGTACTTGGGCCTCTACTGCTATGACGTAGAGCGGCTATACAATTCCAACGTCGTGTTTCTGGATCAACTGCATGAGAATAGCCTCCAGTCGAGATGGAAGGAATGCTACAAGAATACTCTGACAAAACTAGCAGGACTCAATGGCTACTTAAGCCAGTATGTGGATGAGGCAAAAcaaatagaaaaagaagtGACACTGAAATCTCTTGATGGAAAAGTGAACTCGAAGTTGAAACAGATTAAAAAAGAGCTGGACTCCTACGCTGATCAACGGAAATCgattcaaaatgaaatagaaaacttgaagaacatCAAGGATATGaaaaatgatgataacGAATTGCATGAAATGCAGAAGAGCTTTGACTCTATAGCTGACACCGTGAGAAAAGCAAGTAGAGATATCCTCGACAAAGATGATGCCCTGTTTACTGATGAATATATCACTCAGGAGGTTGTACCAGTCATGATAGATATACAGAAAAAGGTCAAAACCCTGTTGACAGTATCTCAGGCCTTGTACGAGAATATGCATGAACTACTGACTCATAAGAGAAACTTTCAGATTCAGATCATAGTAAAACTAGGACAAATTGCCTGGATTCAGTTACAAATATCTGAACTAAAACAATACCTTTTAAATGACTGCAATGCAGACCTGACCTTATACAAGGACTTAGAAGTCGAATTTGCTCAAATCGAGGATTATCCGTTGATATATGGGCTATATTTGGTGGAAAAATATAGAAGACAGGTCTGGAAATGCGGAATGGCTAAGAATATGATTTCGATATCAAATGATATAAAAGAACGTTCAGCGGCCGAACTCACAACGAGAAAAAACTGGTATAAGAACTTTGGGGAGCTGTCCAAACCATTTAATGAAGatttaacaaaatataacGACCTTGatgaaatatcaaaattgatgaattcAGATTCAcaattcttgaaagaaaaattcaTTCAAGATTTGCGCAATGAACAGCGTAAACTAGAAGATGTGATAAAGAGctttataaaaaatatgcaTGATTTAGGTTTGTCAAAGGAAACTACTCAAGTTTTGGAGCAATCTTTCAAGGAGGCGTCAAATTCTAATATCTGCTCTCAGATAGATGTTACTTATGATCACCGCAGAATTAACAACGAAAATGACCTCATAAAAAGGTACAAAATTAGAATTAGAAAACTTGAATCGCTGCTACATGAACAAGGATATTCAAGTATTTCGAAGTGGCCATCTGGTGTTCTCAACCATACAGACAGGCCAAATTACTTTGCAGATAACGTTTCTCCCGCTGGTAGGAGTTTACTAGTTTCGTCATCAGCGCTGTTGGGTTTGGAACCTTCGGCGTCTTTGAAAACAGACGCAGAAATGTTTGACTTGAAGAAGGAGATCGGTGATCTGTCAGAAAAAGTGACTGCTCTCGAAAAAGATAACAAACTAAAGACGGATCAATTGAAGATTACCCATTCCAAGCTCATAGATATAGAGGTTGAGAAGGCAGCCTTTCGAGAGACATTGAACCATCTGAATAAAGAATTAGCGAGGCTCACGGTAAATGAGGAAGATCAAACTAACCTTTTGAAAGAGGAAAGGCTGAGGtttaagaaagaaatgaCTAGTGTGACTGTAGTCAATCAAAACTTAATGAACAACTTAGATGCTCTGCAAAAGACCTTTGAAGATGTGGAACTAGAAAATGCTCACTTAAAATCAAAACTGAAAGAATTGCAGCAAAGACAGGACCAATTAATTGAAGATAGTGCAAAtgaaaaacttgaaataaAAAGCAAATACGAAAAACTTATCAAGGAAAAGGATGAAAATATGGGGCAGGCATTTGCTGTCACAAACAAAGCTATTTCTGGagaacaaaacaaaacgGAAAGCGATATTATACATTCAAGTCCTTATCCTGAAGCCATATTACATTTGAGAACTGAGctttttgatatcttttCTACCAAcatttatattttagaGAACATTGGACTTTTACTCACAGAGACAAGTGCAGGcaaatttgaaatcaaGAGGGTGAAGGGTCTGAAGAAGGGATTGAGTCAAAGTTTGTTAGACGAGAGTGCACAGATCTCACCTATTGACGGTGTTATCAACAGTGTAGtctataaaaatattaggGCACAGTATGAACAATTACCAAATGATAACAATATTTCCAACTGTGAGTTATTTATATCTTCTGTTAAAAAGAtttatgaaaataaattattCGAAAGCGCTGTGATAAATCGTTTCAAAGATATAGAGACATTAGCAAAGCGATTGacaaaggaaaataagTCTAAAAGGATTCTTATTGACTTATACCAAAATGAGCGATTAGCGGTTAAGGATTTTCGTGTTAATGATTTAGCACTATTTTTACCAACAAAGGAAGCGTTATCAGAAACTAAGTCTTTGAGCTCTTCTATGGcatcatcattttcatcagttGATCTATCCACACCTATCAGCGGAGccaataacaatattacTGCATCTCGGAAAAGTTTGCATAAGCCGAATGTGAAGCATCCATGGGCTGCTTTCACTGCATTTAACGAATCTTCAAGATATTTCTTAAAGGATGAGAACATGGTAACTGATAATAAAGAATGGTTCATAGGAAAAATAACTGATATTCAACGACAAGTCGttgaaaatattagcaCAAACAACCCTTTTAAGCTTCCAAAAGATACCGTATGGTATCTTATTAGTGCGGAAATGATATCAATTGATTGA
- the MCM16 gene encoding Mcm16p (CAGL0H08624g~Ortholog(s) have role in establishment of mitotic sister chromatid cohesion and condensed nuclear chromosome kinetochore localization) has product MEDKWERVCALEREHVDLYTQLLRVLDELHLERSNSNHKVIIKDEQENLMKVRRQMQCGLEESAAILRTLQRVNQLDKDGERSLEDLVAERLNSLMERHYSTETECMQIINARLDVSTKIFDEQKKFMKLREELQELDKLYGDQGLDAPAKPAKTAEQEQLERENETLRELLVALQVYSGSGVVL; this is encoded by the coding sequence atggaGGATAAATGGGAGCGTGTATGTGCGCTTGAGCGAGAACATGTAGATCTATACACACAATTGCTGCGAGTACTGGATGAGCTACATCTGGAGCGTTCGAATAGCAACCATAAAGTTATTATCAAAGATGAACAGGAAAATCTTATGAAAGTGAGGCGACAGATGCAGTGCGGCCTCGAAGAAAGTGCTGCCATATTAAGGACACTACAAAGGGTAAATCAACTGGACAAAGACGGGGAGCGATCATTGGAAGACTTAGTAGCTGAGAGATTAAACTCACTAATGGAGAGACATTATAGCACAGAGACTGAATGCATGCAAATAATCAACGCAAGACTTGATGTTTCTACAAAGATTTTCGATGAGCAGAAGAAATTCATGAAACTTCGAGAAGAATTACAAGAACTAGATAAACTATACGGTGATCAAGGATTAGATGCACCTGCAAAACCAGCCAAGACAGCCGAACAGGAACAGcttgaaagagaaaacgAGACATTGCGTGAATTGCTCGTAGCACTCCAAGTTTACTCAGGCTCTGGAGTAGTATTATAA
- the TIM12 gene encoding Tim12p (CAGL0H08525g~Protein of unknown function): protein MSMWLDPLAGQEVSAERMKLAEVQFEAMQTTFNNIMETCRKKCIPRDEGFSESDLTKGEMTCVDRCVAKMHYSNRVIGAYVQTQRFSPERQLPHYEKFYPK from the coding sequence ATGTCTATGTGGTTGGACCCGCTTGCGGGACAAGAAGTGTCAGCGGAGCGCATGAAGCTGGCGGAAGTGCAGTTCGAGGCGATGCAGACGACCTTCAACAACATCATGGAGACGTGCAGGAAGAAGTGCATACCGCGGGATGAAGGGTTCAGCGAGTCGGACCTCACCAAGGGCGAGATGACATGCGTGGACAGGTGTGTCGCCAAGATGCACTACAGCAACCGTGTGATCGGCGCGTACGTACAGACCCAGCGCTTCTCGCCAGAGAGACAACTGCCGCACTACGAGAAGTTCTACCCCAAATAG
- the TAH18 gene encoding NAPDH-dependent diflavin reductase (CAGL0H08580g~Has domain(s) with predicted FMN binding, iron ion binding, oxidoreductase activity and role in oxidation-reduction process), translated as MSSSKIAVLYGSETGNAQDFAAILSHKLNRLHFKHTFSSLADYKREDILRCRYLFIVCSTTGQGELPRNVYETVTGDQKNTLWTFLKKKKLPADFLNHIKTAFLGLGDSSYPKFNYALRIIHNRMVNQLGAKEIFDRMEADEQSMAGSNKGTGLGIESVYFEFEKRIITYLMDRFPTRKVGNEIIQREEIDKELYLEPITYLRIDDPHDQQSFSGGPTTFVGDKLIKTGTITLNKRITAKDHFQDVRQFTFESCDDIKYKPGDTVALYSYNTDQSVERMLECQPQWIPLADKPLSFTNGIPTHLLDGGVVQPLTLRNLLKYHCDFMSIPRSSFFLKIWTFATDVTRMERGEEQMKDQRQKLYEFATDEDMQELYDYCNRPRRSILEVMEDFLSIRLPLEYLLDFFPPIKPRLYSISSTANCNNIELTVAIVKYKTILRKIRTGVCTDFISKLKVGDKIRYKIQQNDLIKEEYRSNPFVMVGPGVGLAPLLSAVRSKVSPEMSLYFGCRFKDKDYLHGKELEDMANQGLIKFYPVFSRDRENSPDTKYVQDVLWKFGEEVTNLLVERKGIFFLCGASGKMPIQIRLTLLEMLKKWGGFKDDASAKEYLRSMEKEYRYIQETW; from the coding sequence ATGTCATCTAGTAAGATAGCCGTCCTATATGGCTCCGAAACAGGAAACGCTCAGGATTTTGCAGCTATTCTTTCGCATAAGCTCAATAGACTTCACTTTAAGCATACATTCTCATCATTAGCAGATTATAAAAGGGAAGATATCTTAAGATGCCGCTACTTATTTATTGTATGCTCAACAACTGGACAGGGTGAACTACCAAGAAATGTCTATGAAACTGTGACAGGtgatcaaaaaaataccCTATGGACATTcttaaagaagaagaagctacCTGCCGACTTCCTAAATCACATCAAGACTGCATTTCTAGGATTAGGTGATAGTTCTTACCCCAAATTCAATTATGCTTTAAGGATTATTCATAATCGTATGGTCAATCAACTAGGTGCCAAAGAGATATTTGATCGTATGGAAGCCGATGAACAATCTATGGCAGGAAGTAATAAAGGCACTGGATTAGGGATTGAATCAgtatattttgaatttgaaaaaagaatcaTTACCTACCTGATGGATAGGTTTCCTACCAGAAAAGTTGGTAATGAGATCATACAGAGAGAAGAGATTGACAAAGAATTATACCTAGAACCTATAACCTATCTCAGGATTGATGATCCACATGATCAACAATCTTTTTCCGGAGGTCCAACTACTTTTGTTGGTGATAAATTGATCAAAACTGGTACTATAACACtaaacaaaagaataaCAGCAAAAGATCATTTCCAAGATGTTAGACAATTCACATTTGAATCTTGTGatgatattaaatataaGCCCGGTGATACTGTAGCTTTATATTCATACAATACAGACCAATCTGTTGAACGTATGCTTGAATGCCAACCACAATGGATTCCTCTTGCCGACAAACCACTATCATTCACTAATGGTATACCAACACATTTGCTAGATGGGGGTGTAGTCCAGCCTTTAACTCTGCGAAACTTGTTGAAATATCATTGTGATTTTATGAGCATTCCAAGGAGTAGTTTTTTCCTGAAGATCTGGACATTTGCCACAGATGTTACTAGAATGGAGAGGGGAGAAGAACAGATGAAGGATCAGCGGCAAAAACTATACGAATTTGCcactgatgaagatatgCAAGAGCTATACGATTACTGTAACAGACCTAGAAGATCGATACTAGAGGTTATGGAGGATTTCTTGTCAATTCGCCTACCATTGGAGTATCTTTTGGACTTTTTTCCGCCAATTAAGCCCAGATTATACTCAATCTCAAGCACGGCTAATTGCAATAATATAGAATTAACCGTTGCAATTGTGAAGTACAAAACTATACTAAGAAAAATCAGAACTGGTGTTTGTACTGATTTCATTTCAAAGCTAAAAGTCGGTGATAAAATAAGATAcaaaattcaacaaaatgATTTAATTAAAGAGGAGTACCGTTCAAACCCATTTGTCATGGTTGGCCCTGGAGTAGGTTTGGCACCACTATTATCTGCAGTAAGATCTAAAGTTTCTCCAGAGATgtctttatattttggttgTCGTTTCAAGGATAAAGACTACCTACATGGGAAGGAATTAGAAGATATGGCTAATCAAGGTTTAATCAAATTCTATCCAGTTTTTTCTCGAGACCGAGAGAATTCTCCAGATACCAAATATGTTCAAGATGTGCTCTGGAAATTTGGAGAAGAGGTTACCAATCTTTTAGTGGAAAGAAAgggtattttctttttatgtGGGGCGTCTGGTAAGATGCCTATTCAAATACGACTAACTCTGCTTGAaatgttgaaaaaatgGGGTGGCTTCAAAGATGATGCAAGCGCAAAGGAGTATTTAAGAAGCATGGAGAAGGAATATAGATATATCCAGGAAACATGGTGA
- the MSF1 gene encoding phenylalanine--tRNA ligase (CAGL0H08602g~Has domain(s) with predicted ATP binding, aminoacyl-tRNA ligase activity, magnesium ion binding, phenylalanine-tRNA ligase activity, tRNA binding activity and role in phenylalanyl-tRNA aminoacylation, tRNA aminoacylation, tRNA processing), whose translation MGSNIVVRLTPLRVVRNAIHKHIRLYSSIRQTVEINGKTYDTDEEMTNITPSIIDLTDRSLHLKPNHPIGILRKLIEGKLNDGKKAYTAYDEFKPVVSVFENFDSLGFPKDHPGRSKSDTYYINKDTLLRTHTSAHELECFKNIPKYNNDGFLITADVYRRDEIDKTHYPAFHQMEGARVWNRSIKSDGTYDISESAPHIKKLKTDIRELEDILRNEKTNMIVEDNTAREVNPKQEYMTDLEVDLVSQHLKRSIEIVVSEVFHKKIESMKALKGANDPSIPKELKVRWITAYFPWTAPSWEIEVWWEGDWLELCGCGLVQQQVLINSGNKPDSTIAWAFGLGLDRIAMLLFEIPDIRLLWTKDERFHNQFKEGKITTFTSYSKYPGSYRDIAFWLPEKLKNEVQLQENDLMEIVRNIAGDLVESVKLIDDFTHPKSKKRSLCYRINYQSMDRNLTNAEVNKLQSKVEEELIRLFQVELR comes from the coding sequence ATGGGAAGCAACATTGTGGTACGATTGACTCCCTTGAGAGTTGTCAGAAATGCAATTCACAAACATATTCGCTTATACTCTTCAATTCGTCAGACCGTCGAGATCAATGGTAAAACATATGATACAGATGAGGAAATGACCAATATTACTCCCTCTATCATTGACTTAACAGACAGATCATTGCATTTAAAGCCGAATCATCCTATTGGTATACTACGGAAACTAATTGAGGGTAAGCTTAATGACGGTAAAAAAGCATATACTGCGTATGATGAATTTAAACCAGTAGTATCTGTGTTCGAGAACTTCGATTCACTAGGGTTCCCTAAGGATCATCCAGGCCGGTCGAAATCTGACActtattatattaacaAAGATACGCTATTAAGAACTCATACTTCAGCCCATGAACTTGAGtgtttcaaaaatatacctAAATACAATAATGATGGCTTTTTAATAACTGCAGATGTGTATCGTAGAGATGAGATTGATAAAACTCACTACCCAGCTTTCCATCAAATGGAAGGTGCTAGAGTTTGGAACAGGAGTATCAAATCTGATGGCACTTATGATATTAGTGAGAGTGCTCCCCatataaaaaaactaaagACTGATATCAGGGAATTAGAAGACATATtaagaaatgaaaaaaccAATATGATTGTCGAGGATAATACTGCAAGAGAGGTAAATCCAAAGCAAGAATATATGACAGACTTAGAGGTCGATCTCGTTTCCCAACATCTGAAAAGGTCAATTGAAATAGTTGTCTCAGAAGTCTTCCAtaagaaaattgaaagtatGAAAGCCTTAAAAGGTGCTAATGACCCTTCTATTCCAAAAGAACTGAAAGTAAGATGGATAACAGCCTATTTTCCTTGGACGGCACCATCCTGGGAGATTGAAGTCTGGTGGGAAGGTGATTGGTTAGAATTATGTGGTTGTGGCCTAGTCCAACAACAagttttgataaattcCGGTAACAAACCAGATAGTACAATTGCATGGGCTTTCGGTCTTGGCCTAGATAGAATAGCTATGCTGCTGTTCGAAATCCCTGATATTAGATTGCTATGGACAAAAGATGAAAGGTTCCATAATCAATTTAAGGAGGGCAAGATAACAACCTTTACATCCTATTCCAAATATCCAGGTTCCTACAGAGATATCGCCTTCTGGTTGCctgaaaaattaaaaaatgaagttcAACTTCAGGAAAATGACTTGATGGAAATAGTTAGAAATATCGCTGGCGATTTAGTGGAAAGTGTGAAATTAATTGACGATTTCACACATccaaaaagcaaaaagagGTCATTGTGCTACAGAATAAACTACCAATCCATGGATAGGAACTTAACGAATGCCGAGGTAAATAAATTGCAAAGTAAAGTCGAGGAAGAATTGATACGTTTGTTCCAAGTGGAATTAAGATAG
- the THP3 gene encoding Thp3p (CAGL0H08690g~Ortholog(s) have role in mRNA splicing, via spliceosome and cytosol, nucleus, transcriptionally active chromatin localization), with translation MSYNQVTPIALGQRSKRKIVPKAEPKDDKKIEVQANKGKNVLKKPPVANTNSVVNPAVSVFPQPNKVRPSRIAQKGPTKQNNTNGSNRTNKKLKSNEGKVRHPNNNRTNSSGGLSETERRRKRAERFSKANNTISKNELEHEDNFSDLNSIGTKSHIFNKDQRIVGRCQKLEKSYLRLTSEPNPEMIRPPEVLEKALEMLMEKYKNKEVNYTYLCDQFKSIRQDLRVQMIEDSFTMTVYQEHARIALENDDLGEFNQCQSRLMVLYDNTTIKRTHREEFTVYLILYYVLMQDYSAIDALKLELIRERGRSIKNAGIALAFEIAETRLVGNYHKFMKLCASLKGLGQKLIKAFMDQEILKTLVTICRSYNQVNLVFLTKELEFETADETIQYLKRKNLGNYIVTKNLNMPNEFKYLDTKACRIEVIQAYAKLKKVDIKGQK, from the coding sequence ATGTCGTATAATCAAGTAACACCAATAGCGTTGGGGCAGCGTTCAAAGCGGAAGATAGTGCCTAAGGCTGAACCTAAGGATGACAAAAAGATTGAGGTACAAGCTAACAAGGGCAAGAATGTTTTGAAGAAGCCACCTGTGGCAAATACTAATTCTGTTGTGAATCCAGCAGTGAGTGTATTTCCCCAACCTAACAAGGTAAGACCTTCTCGGATAGCACAAAAGGGACCTAcgaaacaaaataataccAATGGTAGTAATCGAACCAACAAGAAGCTTAAGAGTAATGAGGGCAAAGTACGACATCCGAATAACAATAGAACTAATTCATCTGGCGGTTTATCAGAGACAGAAAGGAGGAGGAAAAGAGCAGAAAGGTTTTCAAAGGCGAACAATACGATATCCAAGAATGAATTGGAGCATGAggataatttttcagaCTTGAACTCTATTGGTACTAAATCTCATATCTTCAATAAAGATCAGAGAATTGTAGGTAGGTGTCAAAAGCTGGAAAAGTCCTACTTAAGACTGACATCCGAGCCCAATCCTGAAATGATACGACCACCTGAAGTTTTAGAAAAGGCGCTAGAAATGTTAATGgagaaatacaaaaataagGAGGTCAATTATACATATTTGTGTGATCAGTTTAAATCTATCAGGCAAGATCTCCGAGTACAGATGATTGAAGATTCTTTCACAATGACAGTTTATCAAGAGCATGCGAGAATTGCAttagaaaatgatgatCTTGGAGAGTTTAATCAGTGTCAGAGTCGTTTGATGGTTTTATATGACAACACAACAATAAAGAGGACTCATAGGGAAGAATTTACAGTATATTTAATCCTTTACTATGTCTTAATGCAAGATTATTCTGCAATAGATGCTCTGAAGTTGGAATTGATCAGAGAAAGAGGTAGATCTATTAAGAATGCAGGTATTGCTCTTGCGTTTGAAATAGCTGAAACCAGACTGGTCGGAAATTATCACAAGTTCATGAAATTATGCGCATCTTTGAAGGGTTTGGGCCAAAAGCTGATCAAGGCATTTATGGATCAGgagatattgaaaacattGGTCACTATCTGCAGGAGTTATAACCAAGTGAATCTGGTGTTTCTAACAAAAGAACTCGAGTTCGAAACTGCTGATGAAACCATTCAATACTTAAAACGTAAAAATCTTGGCAATTACATTGTAACAAAAAATCTAAACATGCCAAATGAATTTAAATATTTAGACACGAAGGCCTGCAGGATAGAAGTTATCCAGGCTTATGccaaattgaaaaaggtTGATATCAAAGGACAAAAATAG
- a CDS encoding non-histone chromosomal protein 6 (CAGL0H08541g~Ortholog(s) have DNA binding, bending, sequence-specific DNA binding activity), with product MSETRAPRRKTTRRKKDPNAPKRALSAYMFFANENRDIVRSENPDVTFGQIGRLLGERWKALTAEDKQPYEAKAEADKKRYESEKELYNATRA from the coding sequence ATGTCTGAGACAAGAGCCCCAAGAAGAAAGACCAccagaagaaagaaggaCCCAAACGCCCCTAAGCGTGCGCTCAGCGCTTACATGTTCTTCGCCAACGAGAACAGAGACATCGTGCGTTCGGAGAACCCCGACGTGACGTTCGGTCAGATCGGTAGATTGTTGGGTGAGAGATGGAAGGCGCTAACCGCCGAGGACAAGCAGCCTTACGAGGCCAAGGCCGAGGCCGACAAGAAGAGATACGAGTCTGAAAAGGAACTGTATAACGCCACCCGCGCTTAA